TTAACGTTCTCGCTGTTTGACTTACATTTCCTTTATGACGGTGGTAGGTCATAAACGTATGGAGAAGATCAATGTTTCGTTCTTTAGAATAATGGATGAGTGTCTCAAGTAATTGAGTCGCCAATTCGTTTAGTTCCTCGACTTGTACGATCGCTTCGATCATACGATCAATTTTTGTATCAGCAAATAAATGTCGGTGGGATCCCTCATTTCGTCTCTTTCCAATGCTTAATGCTTTTTTTGCTTCTTGAAACGTTTCAAAAAAAACGTGGTATCCGCATTGCTTACTGATGCCCCACCGACATTGAATCGTTGGGTATAAAAACATCAAGCGCGCTTCTAGAGCATCGATGTATCGATTAGCCGTTTCGATTGGTTGATCGTGTAATACTTCTAAGAAAATAATTAATTCATTAGCTTGGAAAGTAATCATTGATTTAAGGGTTTGTTTTCTGGCGATTTCTTCTGCTTCATCTTCGATCTGACGAATTTGTTGATGAAGCCAATGGTCAAATCGATCTGTATGGACAGAATTTTGCTCAAAAAATAATTTTAAATGCTCTAAACTTGCAACTAATGATACATAAGGCAAATTTAAGCGATAGCCTAATGACTTTGCACGTGACTGTAGGCTTTCCTCCGATTGTTTCGTACCTTTAGCTAACTCCCATACATAATCATCTCGAAGTAACCATTCGGTTTCTTTGACTGCTTGCTCATGTAAAAAAAAGAGCGCAATTGCTGTTGTCACATGCTTTAATAATCTAATCCACTCAGTTTTCTCTTCTTCTGTAAATGGCTCGATGCCAAAGCCCCCAACGATCAAATACCCTTGCGTCATATCATTTGAAGAGACTTCTAGCATAAGGGCGTGATTAGCCTCGTACATAAACCACTCTAATGAGTCTAATTGATGATAAATCAGGCCACTTGCTTCAAGTCGTCCATACAAGACTTGTTCAATATGATAAAGCAGAGGATTCTCAACCAGGTTGCATTGTCCACGAATTCTTCCTCTATTATCAGATATAACAACGGGGGCTACTAACGTATCGGATACATATTGACACACGTCTTGAATGCTTTTTCTTCGTAATACAAAATCAAGCAATGTTTCTTGAATGTGCTCGATCCGTTTATAATAATGTCTTTTTTTCTCATCAAGTAAACGAAGGCATTGTTTAATAATATCAGAGAATCGTACATGCCAATCTAACTCAATTAAAATAAAGTCTTCCTCTTTCTCTTTCACTTTTCTAATTACTTCATCAGGTATTGATTTTATAAAGGTACCGGTTGCTACTGCAAGACCCGCTGCCCCTGAATTGATCACTTCTTGAACAAACTCGGCAAATAAATGCTCGTCATGGCCACACCCAATGGCGGTTGTCAGGACTAGTTCATGTGGACGTACGAATTGTTCAACCGGTGATTCAATCACAGATACCCATTCAACGATCGGTGTAGTAGTCCCCTTAGAACGATACACCGTTGCTTTTTCTAATAGAGGCAGGGATGTCACTTCATCCATTGTAAGGTTCATACCGAGAACCTCCTTCTTATTATATTGTAAAGGAAAAAAAACAAGAAGAGCAATATTATTTTGAATATTTGTTTAATTTAACTACAACATGTATGAAAACTTCATACAATTTGTTGAATGATTTTTCTCTATCAAGAAACGTATGATGAAATTATAGAAAGGGGCGGATGATGTTGAAGGAGCAATCGTTACAAAATTCAACAAAAAGTGTCTGGTCGGGTGAAAAAGATGCTCTAGTACATGGAGCGACTCAAGTTCCTGTCGTTAACAGTGTGGCATACACGTATGATGACATTGATGAATGGTATGAAGTGGCGATCGGAAAGAGAAAGGGCCATATATACGGAAGAAACACTAATCCGACGGTGCAAGCCTTCGAGGAGAAGCTTCGCATTTTAGAAGGAGCAGATGCTTGCACAAGTTTTTCAACAGGGATGGCGGCCATATCAAACTCATTACTAACCTTTTTAACACCTGGTGACCGAGTCGTATCCATGAAAGACACGTATGGTGGAACAAATAAAATTTTCACAGAATTTCTACCAAGGTTAAACATTGATGTCACACTTGTCGAGACGGGAAACCATGAGCAAATGGAAAAAGAAATAACAAAAGGGTGTCAAATTGTATATTTAGAAACACCAACAAATCCGACGGTAAAAATAACCGATTTAAAGCGAATGTCTAAGGCGGCCAAAGAAGCTGGAGCGATGACATTTGTTGATAATACGTTCGCCACACCAATTAATCAACAACCCCTTAATCTCGGTGCTGATCTTGTCTTGCATAGTGCAACAAAGTTTCTAGGAGGTCATGCTGATGCTCTTGGAGGGGCTGCATGTGGAAATGCTGAAATTATCGAAAAAATTTATCATTACCGTGAAATCAACGGGGCGACGATGGATCCTAATGCCGCCTACTTATTGTTACGCGGGATGAAAACATTAAAGTTAAGAGTTGAGCAACAGCAACAAACAGCTCAGAAAATAGCAGAGTTCCTTCAAAATCATGAAAAGGTAGAAGTCGTATATTATCCAGGATTGCCAACGCATCGGCACCATGAAATCGCAAAAATACAGATGTCAGGTTTCGGTGGCATGCTAAGTTTCGCGTTAAAAGGCGAGTTAGATGCTGTAAGACAATTTTTACCGAAACTTAAACTGGCTCATAAAGCGGCAAATTTAGGAGCGGTTGAAACAACCGTTGGCCCAGCACGAACAACGAGTCATGTTGAAAATACACCAGAAGAACGAGCGGCATTAGGCATTCCGGAGGGTCTAGTTAGATATTCGACTGGAATTGAAGATGTAGATGATCTACTGTGCGACTTGTCACAAGCGTTGGATTCAATCGATTGAACGCTTCCCTTTTAAACACTATTAATAAGAGAAGAGGTGACGGAGAGCGTGACACATCAGATTGCATTAATAGGTTTTGGTGGAGTAGGTCAAGGCGTGGTGAGATTATTAAAAGAAAAATACGAATATGTAAGCACCCAGTATAAATGTCATTTTAAAGTGGTTTCGATTTGTGATTTATATAAAGGTTCGCTCCACTGTGATGATGGTTTGGATCTTGATTCAATTATTGCTTCGATTGATCGAGACAGAACGTTGGATCATTATCAGGATCATTCAGGTTTGATCCGTGGCCTAACAGCAAAAGAGACCATTGAAAGAACAAACGCTAAAACGATCATTGAAATGACTTATACAAATGTAGAAACAGGTCAACCAGCAATCGATCATTGTAAGACTGCTTTTACGAATAAGCGCAATGTGATCTTAACGAACAAAGGTCCTGTGGCTATAGCTAAACAAGAACTAGAAAGAGAAGCTCGTAAACATGGCGTACGTTTCTTTTATGAAGGAGCTGTGATGAGCGGTACGCCAGCTATTCGAATGCCGAAGATGACTCTATGCGGAAATGAGTTTCTAAAGGTACAGGGCATTTTAAATGGGACAACGAATTATATGTTGACTCAAATGGAGCAAGGTTTAGACTATGACGAAGCTTTAGGAAAGGCTCAACAATTAGGCTATGCAGAGGCAGACCCTACAAATGATGTGAAGGGATTTGATGTCTTATATAAAGTGCTTATTTTAAGTCAAGAACTGTTTGGTGTTGTGTTAAGAAAAGAACAGGTTTCTTGTGTAGGTATTGAGAAAATTACTCCGGATCTAATAGAAGAAGCAACGAGAGAAGGAAAAAGGTGGAAGTTACTTGGTTCAATTGAAAAGACAGATGATGGGGTTCAGGCTTTTGTAAAACCTGTCAAAGTACCATTATCAGATCCTCTAGCTTCTGTTAATGGAGCTACTAATGCGATTACGTACGATTGTGATATATCTGGTGCGATTACACTGATTGGTGCAGGGGCTGGTATAAAAGAAACTGCTTTTGCCGTCTTAATTGATTTGATTCATCTAGAAGGGTGGAGATCGACTTAACCTTTACAAAAGGGGTGATTAGGATGCGTGGACAAATGTTACATGAAAGAATGTTTATTAATGGGGCTTGGGAGAGGCGAGAGGAAACATTTGAAGTGTATGATCCAGCTAACGGAAACTGTATTGCTCTTGTTCCAAAAGCGAGCAAAGAGGATGTAGAGGGAGCGATACGATCAGCGAAAATAGGCGCAACCATTTCAAATGATCTACCTGTTCATCAAAGATATACGATTTTAATGGATACAGTTGCTTATCTTCAAGATCATACGGAGCTATTTGTTGAAACGATTGTAATGGAAAGTAGTAAAACTATACGAGAAGCAAAGCGAGAAGTTTCGCGTTGTATGGAGACAATCCGGATTAGTGCAGAGGAAGCAAAACGAATAACTGGCGAGACGATTCCTTTCTCACAAATGCCTAATCACATTGGACGTGTTGGCTATGTTACAAGAGTGCCGGTTGGGATTGTGGCTGCGATCACACCGTTTAATGACCCATTAAATCTTGTTGCTCACAAAGTTGCTCCAGCAATCGCATCAGGTAATGCGGTGATTTTAAAGCCCTCAAGTGAAACGCCATTGAGTGCGATTCGCCTAGTGGAGGCCTTTTTAGAAGCTGGCTTACCAAAAGAGATCTTGTCAGTAATCACAGGGAGCGGAAGAGAAATTGGAGATACGCTTGTTTCTTCAGAAGATGTTCGATTTATTTCCTTTACGGGTGGCTATCATACCGGGGAAGCAATTACGAAAAAAGCAGGCGTGAAAAAAATAGCGATGGAACTCGGGTCGAATGCACCTACTATTGTGCTCGCTGATGCCGATCTTGAAGAAGCTGTTCAATCAACGGTTTCAGGAGCTTTTGGAGTAGCAGGTCAAAACTGTATCGGCGTTCAGCGACTTTATGTAGAAGAACCAGTGTTTGAGACGTTTACGAATCGTTTTGTGAGTGAAACGAAGAAATTAACAGTTGGTGATAAACGAGACATCTGCACAGATGTCGGTCCGATGATTTCGGAAAAAGAAGCGAAACGAGTGGAATCGTGGATTTTAGAGGCGTGTGCAAACGGAGCTACCTTACATTGCGGAGGAAGAAGGCAAGGGGCATTTATCACTCCAGCTGTTCTTACAAATGTCAGTCAACAAGAGAAATTAATGAAAGAAGAAGTGTTTGGCCCCACCGCAACGATTACTTCGGTCGCTTCTTTAGACGAGGCAATACGTTTAGCTAATGATAGTTGCTACGGATTACAAGCTGGCATTTTCACTACAAGTATGAATGCTGCTTTCAGCGCGATTGATAAATTAGATGTTGGTGGTGTGATGGTCAATGATAGTAGCGATGTGCGGATTGATGCAATGCCGTTTGGCGGCGTAAAACGTTCTGGGCTTGGAAGGGAAGGAATTAAATCAGCCATTCTAGCTATGACAGAAGAGAAAGTGGTCGCATTTAATCTAAAAAAATAAATATGTAATGGAGTTATTGGGATGGGGGGTTGTGTATGTTTGCTTTAACAGAATACGAAGAGCGGCTAAAAAAAACAAAAATAAAAATGGTTGAAATGGGCATTGATGTGTTATTGATCTCCAACCCTTCTAATATGTATTATTTAACCAACTACAATGCATGGAGTTTTTATGTTCATCAGATCATGATTGTGACACTTGAGGACTCACAACCTATTTGGATTGGTAGGCAAATGGATGCGACAAGTGTTGAGAAAACGACATGGCTAGATACGAACCATATTATTTCATATCCAGATTATTATGTTCAATCAAGTGAGCGTCACCCGATGGACTTTGTCGTCAAGATCGTTGAGGAGATCGGGCATAGTAAACGACGAATCGGACTTGAAATGGATGCCCATTATTTTACAGCAGCATGTTATGCGAAACTGTTAAAAGGGTTACCAAATGCGCTTATTAAAGATGCGACAGTACTTGTGAACCTCGTCAGGTTGATCAAATCACCTGCAGAAATTTCCTATATGAGGACTGCGGCAAAGATTGCAGAAGCGTCCATGCAAGCAGGCTATGATAAATTAGCGGTAGGGATGCGGGAATGCGATGTGGCAGCAGCGATTTATGAGTCGCAAATTCGTGGATTAGAAGATTGTGGCGGTGATTATCCTTCGATTGTACCAATGCTTCCCACAAATGAAAATACATCTTGTCCTCATTTAACATTCAGTGAGAGAAAGTATAAGCGAGGAGACTTTCTAACCATTGAAATGGCAGGTGTGTACAAACGCTATCATGCACCACTCGCGAGAACGCTCTCACTTGGTGTGGCACCAGCTTATGTAAAAGAGCTTTCAAAAGTTGTGCAAGAAGGTATTGAGATCACTCTCGATGCGATTACACCTGGTATAACCGCAGAAGAAGTCGAGAGAACATGGAGTGAGGCTATTGCAAAACACGGATATCAAAAAAGTTCTCGTTTAGGGTATTCGATCGGCGCAAGCTTTCCACCAGATTGGGGAGAGCACACGATAAGCTTTCGGACAGGAGATAAGTCGATTCTAAAACCGAATATGACATTTCATTTGATGCCGGGTATTTGGTATGAATCCTACGGTGTTGAAATTACTGAATCGATTCTTATCACAAAAAAGGGTGTCGAAACGTTAACCAATTTCAACCGTGAATTGTACGAAAAACCTATTGTAGAAACGGCAATCTAAAAACGACTTTATGTCGATGTTCAAACACTACGTCAATTGTAGTGTTCTTTTTTGTCTAGAGAAACTACGTACAAATCCTTCGCAAAATGATAAAATAAACTAAGAACGATTTTCGAGAGGTAGGATTTGAACGTGGAGAAGAAGTCACTAATTATTACATATGGTTTAATAATGTTTGTCATGATCATATGGGGATTAAATGTTGTGATGTTAAAAGTATTGGTCGAGACGTTCCCCCCACAAACGATGACCGCTTTAAGGATTTTCACAGCTGGTATTGTGACCATGTTGATCGTTTTATTTGGACGTTCTTTTAGGGCGTTAACGAAACAAGAGTGGATCTATTCGTTACTTGCGATGGTATTTGGTGTAATGCTTCATCATACCTTTTTAGCTCAAGGTCTGACGATGATTAATGCGTCGAATACAGTCCTTATCTTAGGGCTATTACCGTTAACTACAGCTTTGTTTGCGGTCATGTTTTTAGGAGATTCTTTAACGAAGTGGAGAGTACTAGGCATAGGATTAGCTTTAACGGGGGTCTTTTTTATACAAGGAGGAACAGGGACTCTAACCGTGCGAGCTGGAGAAGTATATGTGTTTTTAGCGATGCTCGTTCAGGCGATTAGTTTTGTTTTTATTAAAAAAGCAACGATCACACTTGATTCAAGACAGATGACAGGGATGATGCTTGTGATCGGTTCCGTTGGATTGCTTCTTGCTAGTTTCTTTATCGAACCAAACGGTATGAATAGTATGATGGACGCCCCGCCGTTTATCTATCTTATCTTTTTCTTTTCAGCCATTGTCGCAACAGCGATCGGACATTTTGTCTTTAACGCCTCCATTCAAAAAATTGGAGCGGGACAAACAGCGATTTTTAATAATTTCGTTCCATTCTTTGGACTTGTCTTTTCAGCGATCTTCTTGAATGAAACGATTCATTACTACCAACTGATTGGTTTCTTATTTATAGTTGCAGGTGTGTTATTTGGTACAGGGTATGTAGAAAGATATTGGGTTAGTAAAGTACCACAGCACGGAAAAAGCATGTAGCTAATTAGCTACATGCTTTTTGAGGTTCTCAATCAATTTTCTATTTAGCTTACAAAGTAACTTACAGTGGGCTTAATGACGTTGGTTAGTTCTTGTTGTTGTTCGTGTGTTAATGGAACAAGTGGAAGTCTTACTCCACCGACATTAACGCCATATAGTGCTAGAGCTGCTTTGACAGCTGTTGGGTTTGGTGCCATAAATAATGTGTTCATAATCGGAACGAGTTGGCGGTGTTGAGTAGCAGCTGCTTGCACTTGCCCCGCTAAATAATGACGAACCAATTGTTGCATTTGGTTTCCGACAACGTGGGAAGCGACAGACACGACGCCTGTTCCACCGATCGCTAGTATAGGTAATGTTAAGCTGTCATCGCCACTATAAAGCGAAAATCCTTCTGGGGCGTGTTCAATGATTGTTGCCATTGCATCCAAGTCAGCACTTGCTTCTTTCGTTGAAACAATATTAGGTACTTCCGCAAGACGTAAGGTTGTTTCTACACTAATGGTGACAGCACTTCTACCTGGGATATTGTAAAGCATGACAGGTAGCTTTGTTGCCTCAGCAATTGTTTTAAAATGTTGGTAAAGCCCTTCTTGGGACGGTTTATTATAATAAGGTGCAACTAGCATAATGCCATCGACACCAATTTCTTGTGCTTGTTTTGTTAATTGAATAGAAGCCGCTGTGTTGTTAGAGCCAGTACCAGCTATAACGGGGACTCTTTTGTTGACTGCCTTTACAACTGTTTTAAATAAGATTAGTTTTTCATCGGTTGTTAATGTAGGTGATTCACCTGTAGTTCCACCAACAACTAATGCATCGGAACCATTAGCTATAAGATAATTGACAAGTTCCTTTGTTGACTCAACACAAAATTCCCCTTGCTCATTAAATGGTGTGACCATTGCGGTTAAAATACGTCCAAAATTCATGATATTCACCCTCGATTCGTAATAATATGTTGTCTCAAATAGGTGGGCTACATGTGCAATAAGCACAAAAAAACAACAATGAGGAAATCCCATTGTTGCATGGACATGTTGTATATGAACAAGCATTCCAATGCGTGAGATAGCCCTCCATGTAATGATGACACTACATGACAGTCCTGTACTTATTTAGTACAGTCCCAGCGTGCAAAGAATGAGCATCTTTACGCTTCGGCAACTATCCCTTTAAAGATACATCATTAGAGCTCATTCTCTTCAGTATCTCTACTCTTGATTGTTGCGCCTCTACCCTCACTTCAGTATGTGAAGTAAAGATTATTCATTTTGTGAATTAAACATATCAGAACTCTACATTGATTGCAATGGGTTTGGACAAAATTACTTAATTTACGTACTGTTGTGATTTTACTTGGTGTTGTTCGATTTGTAATTGATTTAAGAGCTGATCAAGTTCCTGACTACATTGAACGGTTTGATCCGAGGTGAAACCGTATTTTTTTGCTAAATTAAACATCTGTCTACGTTTTAATTCAATTTTTATACATAACATACCCTTCAACTCCATACCTGTTCTATTGAAAAAAAGACGGACCCCATGAATTTGTGAAGGGTTCTTGGTGAGAGTGTCATGTCTTCTTTCACACAAAGCTTATTATACCCATGTTTTGAATGTTAAAAAGCGATTCAACGAAAGTAGTCAAATTAAGCGAGAATTAGTAACACTTCGACAAGAACTGCAACGAACCTATGGAAATAATTTGTTTTTTTGATGATTAGCCACTTATTTAACAATAATGTTTACGGACGAACTGGTGTCGAACGAACAATAGATGCGAATAATAAAGGACAAGGGGGGAGTTATGAAAAAAAGTATACTGTTTTTTATGGTTTTACTTTGTCTGTCAGGCTGTACGATTGAACAAAAGGCTACACTTGGTGCGAATGACGATCGTTATGAGGGGTATAGTGGATATGGTGTTCAAAGGGTAAGAAATTGGGAAGGCCCTTTAATGGATATGATGGTTCCAGATGCATCACCAAAAGGCATAACAGATCCTGCACATGAGCTTACGACTTCTAATGATTATGTCTCAGGTAACCGAAATTTAGGAATGAACCATGAAGGAAATGCGGGATTCGGGGCAAGGGTGTATACAAATCGACCTGGGGTGTTACGTGATAAAATATCTTATTCTGATCAACTCACACGTGACATGTCAGACGCTTATTCAATATTAACTGAGGAAAATAAAGATGTAGATCTAAAAACGAAAATAGAGTCTTTAGATGAAGTTAAACATCTATATGTACAAGAAAATGAGCGTACAGTTGTGATCGGCTTAGAAGGCAACCATTCAAGTCATCAATCATTGAAGCAACTTGTCCATCAAATTGCTGAAAAATATTACCCGAATAAGCAAGTCATTGTGACAACAGATCGCCAATTTATCAAAAGAATGGGCCATTTAGACAAGAAATAAGGCATGCATCAGCATGCCTTATTTCTTGTCTGTTGAATTAATAGAAGCCATGTTTTTCAGAAAGTGACATAAATTCTCTTTCCATTAACTTATGAGACATCATGGCATTTTCATAATGAACACGCGCATTTTCTGCTTGAAGTGGATGCACAGGTGTTTTCATATCAAAGAGCACTCTCTCGATAGCGTTGTATTCATGTATCAAGGTGAGGTGTCCTTCGTGGAATGCTTGAAACTCATGTGGTCTTCGGACATTTTCAAAGATCACACTTTGGTTTTTTAATGTTTCAATGGTCGAAGTAACTGTGGAGATATCAGAGCTACTTAATGTTTGTTGTTGCATAATCGGTGCAATCGACTCGAGATGTTCAATGCTGTGCTCTAAGAAATTTCCAGCTTCTTTCGCATAGGCGATTAGCTCAGAATCTGCACGGTGTTTTAGACGATTTTGTTCTGTATTGTTAGGGAAGCGTTGAGCACCGTAATAGCCTTCTTTTTCATTTTGAACAACGTCATCAATTAATTTTGCACTATTGTCTTGCATACAACCTGTCAATAAAATAATTACCGCTGCTAAAAGAATTGTATATGCTTTTTTCACATGATCACCTCATTACAATTAGATAACGCTAGTGTTAGATGAAAAAGGAAATAATATGCATCTAGACAACCTTTCCATTCATAGAGTAGTACAAAGTGAATTGGAGGGTTCAGATGATGGTAACGACAATTGTACTCCTGTTCTTTGCCTTATTTTTGGGTATCATGTTACTCGGAAACCATATGTCTAATTTATTCGAACAAATACTAGAAAAAGAAGCTGACAAAGTACTAGCAAGAATTGATGAAGCTTTAAAAGAGGAAGTGAAATAAACGAAGAGACAGGAGACTTTACGTTTCTGTCTTTTTTGTCTTATCCTATTTATTTGCGAGACGAGCTTTAATTGATTACAATAAGGTTAATATGTATTAAGAACGGGAGTGTTTGAGGATGAAATTGATTGCCATTGATATGGACGGTACGTTATTAAATGATCAACGTAAAGTTACTGAAGAGAATGCTAAGGCGATAAAGTTCGCTCAGCAAAAAGGAATCGAAGTCGTAATTGCCACAGGTAGAGATGATAAAGAGGCAAGAATTCCTTTAACAGAAGCAGGTCTAAGTTGTCCGGTGATTAGTGTGAACGGAGCTGAAATACAAACAGCTAATAAGAAGCTTCTACAGAAAACGTCTTTAGCGCGTACGACTGTAAAAGAAATTACTGAAATTTTAAAAGAAAATGATGTCTATTACGAAATTTATACAAATCAAGGGGCATTTACAGATGATTATGAGGCTGGAATCCAAACGGTAATTGATGTCTTAAAATCAGCGGGTTCAACAAATACATATGAAGAAATGAGAAAGATCGCTAAAGAAAGATTTTCAAATGGGGCAGTAACACATATTGAAGATTATGAGGTGTTATTTAGCAATCAAAATAATGATTTTTACAAAGTATTAGCTTTTTCACATAATGATTCAGATCGTGAACGTGCTAGGCGAAAATTAGACAACATGGAAGCTATAGCTGTCAGTTCATCAGCTTCAGAAAACTTAGAAATTACTCACAAGCATGCTCAAAAAGGGGTGGCTCTTAGAGAATATGCTACGCTTAAAGGCATTTTATTAGAAGATGTCATGGTGATTGGTGACAATGGCAATGATTTATCTATGTTTGAAGTAGCAGGGGTCTCTGTGGCTATGAAAAATGCTATCCCGAAAGTGAAAGAAGCAGCAGACGAAGTCACTTTAAGCAATGATGATAGTGGTGTAGCCATTGCCATCATGAAAAAAATCAAGTCATGATCCAAATGAAAGAATTTGAGGTGTGTGTATGCGTGAATTTGCCAAGCCTAGAGTCGTTGTCAGTAAATGTCTAGAGTTTGATGCATGTCGGTACAACGGTGAAAGGATTCCAGATAAGTTAATTGCTAAGCTTGAACAGTATGTTGAGTTTATTCCGATTTGTCCTGAAGTTGAAATTGGTCTAGGAACACCTAGAGAAGTCATTAGGCTCGTTGCAACCGGCGAGCAAACAACGCTTGTCCAACCTAATACGAATCAAGATTTAACTGAAAAAATGAATGAATTTTCAGAAGAATATTTACATACTTTGACAGAGATTGATGGTTTTATATTGAAGACGAGATCACCTAGTTGTGGGCTGTTTGACGCCAAAGTATACAGTGGAATCGAGAAAGCCCCAGTCGTCCGAACTGAATCGGGGATCTTCACTGCGCGCGTGAAGGAACATTTTCCGCTTACAGCTAAAGAAGATGAAGGGCGCTTGAAAAATTTCACTGTGCGAGAACATTTTTTAACTAGGTTGTTTACGATTGCTGAATTCCGTGTTGTAAAAAAAGAACATTCAATCTCCAAACTGATGCAATTTCAAGCAAAAAATAAATATTTATTCATGGCAGTTCATCAAGACTCGATGAGGAAATTAGGAAGAATTGTAGCTAATCACGAAAAGGAGGAAGAAAAGATTGTTTTTCAAAAGTATGAAGAAGAATTACAGACCCTTTTCTCAAGAATACCAAAGCTCACCGACCATATTAATGTTTGCCAACATGTGTTTGGCTATTTCTCCAAGCATTTAACAAAAGCAGAGAAAGATCATTTTTTAATTGCGCTTGATCAATATAAAGAACAAAAAATTCCTTTAAGTAGTGTATTAACGATGTTACGTTCATGGAGTTACCGATTTGAAAATGACTATCTGCTAAGTCAAAATTACTTCACTCCATATCCTGAAGATCTTGTTGCAATCAGTGATTCAGGTAAAGGAAGAAGCTTAAGTTAAACAAACACCTAGTCGCTATTGACTAGGTGTTTGTTGCATCTAATAACGTTTTATATCGTTGAAGAATGAAGGAACAGTAAAAAAATTCTAAAAGTAAGAAGAATCGAGTCATTACCAAAACAGAGTTAACATAGAGATGTATTAATACAACTTAAAAAAGTTGTTGACTATTATAATACAGTTGCATATACTAAGGTTAAGAAAACAGAACATTTAAAAAACGAAGGGGTGTTGAGGATGGAAAAGGTAAAAACAAACACGGAGCGCAAGCCAGTAGAAGTGAAGGATGAGCCGTCGATCCTTGAAATGATTAACGATTATTACAGCCGAAACTAAGAAAGTGATTCAACAAGACCACTCAATGTGTCATGAGTGGTCTTGTTATTGTACAGGAGTAGTTAAGTAGGACTGTAGACGCTGGATAATAAAAAAGAAATTGCATTTTCGTTTGGGTTAATTTATAATATCCCTTGCAAAAAAACAATAAATAG
Above is a genomic segment from Bacillus sp. FJAT-45037 containing:
- the dapA gene encoding 4-hydroxy-tetrahydrodipicolinate synthase → MNFGRILTAMVTPFNEQGEFCVESTKELVNYLIANGSDALVVGGTTGESPTLTTDEKLILFKTVVKAVNKRVPVIAGTGSNNTAASIQLTKQAQEIGVDGIMLVAPYYNKPSQEGLYQHFKTIAEATKLPVMLYNIPGRSAVTISVETTLRLAEVPNIVSTKEASADLDAMATIIEHAPEGFSLYSGDDSLTLPILAIGGTGVVSVASHVVGNQMQQLVRHYLAGQVQAAATQHRQLVPIMNTLFMAPNPTAVKAALALYGVNVGGVRLPLVPLTHEQQQELTNVIKPTVSYFVS
- a CDS encoding Cof-type HAD-IIB family hydrolase encodes the protein MKLIAIDMDGTLLNDQRKVTEENAKAIKFAQQKGIEVVIATGRDDKEARIPLTEAGLSCPVISVNGAEIQTANKKLLQKTSLARTTVKEITEILKENDVYYEIYTNQGAFTDDYEAGIQTVIDVLKSAGSTNTYEEMRKIAKERFSNGAVTHIEDYEVLFSNQNNDFYKVLAFSHNDSDRERARRKLDNMEAIAVSSSASENLEITHKHAQKGVALREYATLKGILLEDVMVIGDNGNDLSMFEVAGVSVAMKNAIPKVKEAADEVTLSNDDSGVAIAIMKKIKS
- a CDS encoding YbgA family protein yields the protein MREFAKPRVVVSKCLEFDACRYNGERIPDKLIAKLEQYVEFIPICPEVEIGLGTPREVIRLVATGEQTTLVQPNTNQDLTEKMNEFSEEYLHTLTEIDGFILKTRSPSCGLFDAKVYSGIEKAPVVRTESGIFTARVKEHFPLTAKEDEGRLKNFTVREHFLTRLFTIAEFRVVKKEHSISKLMQFQAKNKYLFMAVHQDSMRKLGRIVANHEKEEEKIVFQKYEEELQTLFSRIPKLTDHINVCQHVFGYFSKHLTKAEKDHFLIALDQYKEQKIPLSSVLTMLRSWSYRFENDYLLSQNYFTPYPEDLVAISDSGKGRSLS
- a CDS encoding aspartyl-phosphate phosphatase Spo0E family protein, which produces MLCIKIELKRRQMFNLAKKYGFTSDQTVQCSQELDQLLNQLQIEQHQVKSQQYVN
- a CDS encoding DMT family transporter gives rise to the protein MEKKSLIITYGLIMFVMIIWGLNVVMLKVLVETFPPQTMTALRIFTAGIVTMLIVLFGRSFRALTKQEWIYSLLAMVFGVMLHHTFLAQGLTMINASNTVLILGLLPLTTALFAVMFLGDSLTKWRVLGIGLALTGVFFIQGGTGTLTVRAGEVYVFLAMLVQAISFVFIKKATITLDSRQMTGMMLVIGSVGLLLASFFIEPNGMNSMMDAPPFIYLIFFFSAIVATAIGHFVFNASIQKIGAGQTAIFNNFVPFFGLVFSAIFLNETIHYYQLIGFLFIVAGVLFGTGYVERYWVSKVPQHGKSM
- a CDS encoding YhcN/YlaJ family sporulation lipoprotein, with product MKKSILFFMVLLCLSGCTIEQKATLGANDDRYEGYSGYGVQRVRNWEGPLMDMMVPDASPKGITDPAHELTTSNDYVSGNRNLGMNHEGNAGFGARVYTNRPGVLRDKISYSDQLTRDMSDAYSILTEENKDVDLKTKIESLDEVKHLYVQENERTVVIGLEGNHSSHQSLKQLVHQIAEKYYPNKQVIVTTDRQFIKRMGHLDKK